The Cervus canadensis isolate Bull #8, Minnesota chromosome 9, ASM1932006v1, whole genome shotgun sequence genome contains a region encoding:
- the KCTD4 gene encoding BTB/POZ domain-containing protein KCTD4, whose product MERKINRREKEKDYEGKHNSLEDADQGKNCKSTLMTLNVGGYLYITQKQTLTKYPDTFLEGIVNGKILCPFDADGHYFIDRDGLLFRHVLNFLRNGELLLPEGFRENQLLAQEAEFFQLKGLAEEVKSRWEKEQLTPRETTFLEITDNHDRSQGLRIFCNAPDFISKIKSRIVLVSKSRLDGFPEEFSISSNIIQFKYFIKSENGTRLVLKEDNTFVCTLETLKFEAIMMALKCGFRLLTSLDCSKGSIVHSDALHFIK is encoded by the coding sequence ATGGAGCGTAAaataaacagaagggaaaaagaaaaggactatGAAGGGAAACACAACAGCCTGGAAGATGCTGACCAGGGAAAGAACTGCAAATCCACTCTGATGACCCTCAACGTTGGTGGATACTTATACATCACTCAGAAACAAACACTGACCAAGTACCCAGACACTTTCCTTGAAGGTATAGTCAACGGAAAAATTCTCTGCCCGTTTGATGCTGATGGTCATTATTTCATAGACAGGGATGGGCTCCTCTTCAGGCATGTTCTAAACTTCCTACGAAATGGAGAACTTCTACTGCCAGAAGGGTTTCGAGAAAATCAACTTCTTGCACAAGAAGCAGAATTCTTTCAGCTCAAGGGACTGGCGGAGGAAGTGAAGTCCAGGTGGGAAAAAGAACAGCTGACAcccagggagaccactttcttgGAAATAACAGATAACCATGATCGCTCACAAGGACTGAGAATCTTCTGTAATGCTCCGGATttcatatcaaaaataaaatctcgCATTGTCCTGGTGTCCAAAAGCAGGCTGGATGGCTTTCCTGAGGAGTTTTCGATATCGTCAAATATCATTCAGTTTAAATACTTCATAAAGTCTGAAAATGGCACTCGACTTGTACTGAAGGAAGACAACACCTTTGTCTGCACCTTGGAAACTCTTAAGTTTGAGGCCATAATGATGGCCTTAAAGTGTGGTTTTAGACTGCTGACAAGCCTGGACTGCTCCAAAGGGTCAATTGTTCACAGCGATGCACTTCATTTTATCAAGTAA